One genomic window of Solanum stenotomum isolate F172 chromosome 9, ASM1918654v1, whole genome shotgun sequence includes the following:
- the LOC125876270 gene encoding uncharacterized protein LOC125876270, with the protein MSSQTVNSSEDIFDSSLNLEDIHYKEGYSVGYTDGLNSGKDEGKQVGLKKGFEVGEELGFYKGCIDVWNAAILVDPTCFSSRVQKSIKQMDELLNKYPFSDPENESATDIIDSLRLKFRAICATLNIKPEYDGYPKTSGIDNSGF; encoded by the coding sequence ATGAGTTCTCAAACCGTTAATTCAAGTGAGGACATTTTTGACTCATCATTGAATCTAGAGGACATTCATTACAAAGAAGGCTACTCGGTAGGCTATACGGATGGCCTAAATTCTGGTAAAGATGAAGGCAAACAGGTAGGACTCAAAAAGGGGTTTGAAGTAGGCGAAGAATTGGGTTTTTACAAAGGTTGTATTGATGTATGGAATGCTGCTATCTTAGTAGATCCAACTTGTTTCTCATCCCGAGTGCAGAAAAGCATCAAACAGATGGATGAATTGCTCAATAAATACCCCTTCTCTGACCCAGAGAACGAGTCTGCTACCGATATTATTGACTCCTTGAGACTGAAATTTAGAGCTATTTGTGCAACGCTGAATATTAAACCGGAGTATGATGGGTACCCTAAAACCTCTGGGATCGATAACTCCGGTTTCTAA